A window of Canis lupus familiaris isolate Mischka breed German Shepherd chromosome 12, alternate assembly UU_Cfam_GSD_1.0, whole genome shotgun sequence genomic DNA:
GCATCTGACAGTGTTTCAGGAAGAGACATTTAACTGGCCCAGTGCTGCTGGGAAGTTGTGTGAGTTGAGCACTGAGACATGGTTTGGCAAAAATGGAGATTTGTTAGTGACATTGAAAGAGCTGTTTAGGTAGAAGGCTGAGAATGAAAGCCTGATTGTGGTGGGTcttgggagaagaggagagacaagGAGGTATGCACAATTCAGTGGTGATATTTTACTATAATAGGGAACAGAGCTATGGATCTGTATTTGAGGGGGGATTTGGGTCAAGGAAggttgtgtgtgtttattttacgATAAGAGATACTACAGCATGTTTGCTGAGGGGAATGATCCAGAAGAGACAAATTTTGATGATGCAGGAAATAGGaacaatatattaagaaacaaaatcctTGGCTGAGCAGATGAAAAGGGACAGGATAGTGAATCCGAAAGGAGCAGAAGTTGGAAGAACAAGGTCATGTGCTTGCAGGTTGGTACATTTAGAGGTTGGAGGATGCAGTCATTCTCATGATAATCCTGGGAAATAGGTAGGGCATGAGTCATTATCTTTGTTTCACAGATGATAAAACTCAGATTCAGTTAAGTGGTTGGCTTAAGGCCTCACAAATAAGTACCAGAGTCAAGACAGCCCAAGTCTTGGGCTGTTGACATTTTACCAAGGTTCCTATAGTGCTCCTTCACTTGTAGTGGAGCTGAAATGATTCATGCCTAGTTAGTTGGACTTGCAGCCCCGGGCCTGGGATTGCAATTCCTGTCTTGTCACTGAACTCTGGGCCTTGTTCAACTTCTCTAAGCCTCGGTTACTGTGTTTCTAAGATGGGAACGCTAATAACTGCCATCCAGgtatgtcataaaaataaaatgaaataatatacatgtAAGTGCTTTGTAAATGGAAAAGTGCTTTCTATACAAATGTAGGATGATGATTCATATGGTTGTAGCTCAGGCTAAATAGATTCAGAAACTTGCTAGGCAGAGCTATTTTGAAACGTGTGGCAAGGACCAGAATTTAAGCTTTGCCTTGCTTATGTAACATGACAGAGTAGCTAATGTTAAACATCAGAGAATTTGGTGTTAAAGTAAGTATCTCTATACTTGTAGTAATAGTGAGAATCACACCACTtcaaaaatgtgtgaaaattgCTTGGAGGATGCTAATCTCTCAACACAGATGGGGGTGGAGTATGATGAGAaagggatggggggtgggtgggtggggatgggtgaagCTCTTAATGAATATTCATACCTAAACCTTGTCTTCTATCTCATCATTGTCATCTGTCTTATTGTCCTTCTGCATGATGTGGGACACAAAGCACTTCCTTATACATTATAATAGTACATATAGTTAGAGAATTTAAACTGATTACATTGATCTGtgtcttgcatttttaaaattattcatggtagtgagaatttttagaatttaaatagtATGAATAAACTACCACATATAAGTTACTACAATCTGAAGTTCATTCCATTTGAGAGCTTTTACtactttgtgtatatatattttaaatatgctgaTTTATGTCACCTTGTATTATCACCAGGTTAATGGAACATTGATGCCTTTGTGTACTCGTTACGGTGCTATCAGGGATGGAGTTTAGAAGCTATTtagtttgctttaaaaattccGTTTTCATTCCAtaagtttcattttccttccactGTACAACTAAATGTTGCAAAATTAGTAATAGTTTTCTTTACAGAACTGATTTATTATCTTAGCagttttttttagtattatatattctaaaattttatcataCAATTACTTGAGACCTCTGGTAAAGTAAATGTCttaaattcattttgagttcTATTTCTTATGAATAGTGATCTAGAACATTTGGCCTCTGTAGGCTTTTGGTGagtaataaagtttttttatttattaaaacaccTTAGAACAAATGTTACTGGGCTCAAATCAGGCAAATAGAATACTAATAAATGTTGCTAGTAAGCATCATTAAAAGAGAATTCCTAATATTGTCATTATTCTGAACAGCTTGATATTTATTTGAGTGTTCTAGAAATTTCTCAGGGACGTTATATTGCATCACCACGTAAATggaatttcccttttattttaggGTGGTGATTCCACTGAAGCAACTGCCAAACCAAAGAGAAGCTTTTATGCTGCAAGGGATCTGTACAAATATCGACATCAGTACCCAGTAAGAGTatagaatgtttttttctaaaatgtaaaatatttcccttctgtttttcttattttgtgttgCTAGTGAGCAAATATGCAAGAAGGTCCTTGTGCCTTTTTTATATGTCCATATGCTggagattgatttatttttttcctttagcagaACTTCAAAGATATCCGATATCAAAATGACTTGAGCAATCTTCgtttttataagaataaaattccatttaagcCAGATGGTGAGTAATCTGCTACCttgataaaaaacaaactttaactAATAACATACAcctagttattctttttttttttaagattttatttatttattcatgaaagacacagagagagaaaggcagagacgtagacagagggagaagcaggctccaggcagggagcccaatgtgggactcgatcctgagaccgtggatcatgccctgagccaggggcagacgctcaaccactgagccacccaggtgtcccatacacctagttattctttttttaatctgcagTCAGTACATTCTTAATGCATTTGTTCATTGACTGGCTTTACAGTGCCAGTAGTCTAAATGTGTCCCCAAACTCCTAGACCTTAGAGTTGTGAACATCCACTTGGCCAGTTCTGGAGGAATAACTGTGAATTAGCAATACCTTCCCACCACTTGTCCGCAGTGGCTATTATCTTAAAGATAGTGGGGGCTACTTTTGTGAGAGGCAAAGAGATGAGATTTATAAACGTATATAATCATAGAATATTAGATTATTAAGAAACGTTAGAGGAAATCAAATTAATCTTcctaattttaaagatgaagtcaCTGGGTCTTAAAGCCTGAATGATTGAGTTATCTGGACATTCGATTGTAGAGTTGGGTCTAGCATCCAGAGTTCAGTATTCTTTTCACCACACCACGCCcccaaaatatttagaacataatttaaaagtagtgtttatattagaattatctttccctgggcacctgggtagctcagcagtggagtgtctgccttcagctcagggcgtgatcccagtccagggatcgagtctcacatcgggcttcctgcaagaagcctgcttcttcctctgtctatgtctttgcctctctctgtgtctctcatgaataaataaataaaatcttaaaaaaaaaaaaagaattatctttccTGTCGATTCTGGGTGTCAGGGGTCAGGGAGATCCAGCAGTACCAGTTCAGTGTTCCGATGTCCTAGAAAGGGAACTGCACAGACAGTAGATATCCATTCAGCTCTGCCAAATAAAGTGCCTCCTCCTTCACAACTTTACATTTGCCCTCGTAGGatcttttctaaatttctccCCCTATAGGGAGAGGGTACATCCACTGTGGTAATATGCATATTTCACCAAGGCACCATGCTATGGTTCATGATGGGCATCCTAATTTTATCCAGGTCAAAGCAGCCAAGTtggcttctctccttctcacccTTATCTCTGTGAGGTGACCAGATGGCCCTGGCTTCTGCTCTTTGCTCTTAGTGGAAACGGAGCCAAATCCACAGTCGTGTGAGTCAGGGAATGAGGATTATACATGACAAAGCTTTCCAAGTAGCAGGACTACATTTTCTAGTGAACTAACTGAAAGAAGGCTCTCTGAAGGCTGGGtggagtgtggggaggaggatTCCTATACTGTATACTGAGAGGTATACCAGTTGGGAGTTAGGACTTAACAACACTGTTGCAATGGCCAGATCCACTtgtctttaattaattttctgGTGTCCCAAAAGCCTGCCCTGATTTAGGAGGAAACCTGTGGATAAAAATGCTCTGTTACATTTACTAATGATAGAAACACACTGCTTTATTTACTAGTTGaagtaatattaaataaattcttagtttttttaGGACCTGGGACAAGAAAACCTTTTGAAGAAATGCAATGATAGATTGTTAATTTGACTCtgatttgaatttaataaaatgtacctAAAGGAATgccttcaaatataaaaaaacattgaacattacaatatttaattgatttatttttgtatttttagtagtgaatttatttttcaggtaGCAACTTAAAGTAATAACTTCAAGGAGTGCATTAATTTTTTgtaatctttataataaaatttattttaaatcttacaGGCTTTGTAGGGGTCAGGAGTTGTATCTAAGGTCACATAAAATGTTGTTCTAGTTTATTACATAAATTACATTAACTTACAGAACTTCCTCCCAGTATGTGTACACATACGCATATACCCTCCCCCCATACACACCCATACACTTGCCAGTAAGCATAAGCCTGCaatgatgtattttaattattaagcaggaggaggggtagtTGGAAGGGAAATTATGGAggtaaatagttttaaaatgctgATAAAGCCAAGAGTTTGATTCAAAAACAACTTTTTACTCAGCCTTCCAAAAGTAGACCTCTGCTACAAACTGGTGATCTGTGGAGAAAATAAGAATGAGATGAGCTATGCTTAGAGAAATATGTTGTCGTggttttttctataaaattgacTAAATGGTCACACAGTCAATTGTGGGGACCTAGAGAGAATAAGAGAAGCAGGAGGGTTTTGTTCTACAGTTGGCCCTCAAACAGTGTAGGGTTTATCGAGGCTAAACCTTGTACGGTCAGAAATCCgtgtgtaacttttgacttctCCAAAACTTGACTGCTAATAGCCtcctgttgactggaagccttaccagtGGCATAAAAATAGTTGATTGACACATGCTTTGTATGTGACATGCATTATGTACTTGTAACAAAAAAGTTCGAACTCCTGTTCAAAGGTTAACTGAAGTAAGTTCTTATGGGGCAACATTAGGATGTGGTGAAGAGGGCTTGTTTTTAGGAACCAGAAAGACCTGTGTTCTACTCCTAAGTTCATTCTTTTGTTAGTGTGTGACTTCAAATGAATTGCTCAATGTCCTCATTATTAAAATGGGAATGGTGGCACCGGCTGGGGAGAGTTCTGTGAAGATTAAGCTGGATGATGTATACTGTGTGTAATATGGGtcctttctcttccatctttcctctctccctttccttctccttttccacacttctctccctcccttgctcttCCCTCACCTTTcttttattacttcctttttcCCTGGGCTACATTTCATTTTGATCCCATCTTTATTTAAAGAACTCATGACCATCTAgggcaggggttggcaaactttttctgtccagggccagagagtaaatgtAGTCAGCTGTGTAGGCCATgtagtctctgttgcaactactcaactctactGTGGTAGTGTAAAATGAATGTGCATGgctttgttccaataaaactttatgtataAAACAAATGGCAGGCCATAGTTTGTCAGCTTCTGCTTTAGAGTAACACTGgtagaactttctgtgatttGAGGTGccactgatttttgaaaaatcaggCTTATTACATAACTGAGCAAATGGCATAGGGTATTCTTGGCATTATTTTTGTGTgctattattaaatttaaataaagactaagTGGTTGAATGTTAACATGCCTCCAACGATGTCTTAAATGTCTGactcattttctaaatatttactaCCTAGGTGTTTACATTGAAGAAGTTCTAAATAAGTGGAAAGGAGATTATGAAAAGCTGGAGCACAACCATACTTACATTCAATGGTCAGTTACATTTATGTATCTCAAACTATGTCCTATGTAATCATGTATGTTTTCCAGAtaacattaatataataatattatttttctaaaaaaaataggcttttcCCCCTGAGAGAACAAGGCTTGAACTTTTATGCTAAAGAATTAACTACATATGAAATTGAGGTAATAcaaactcatttcattttataggaGATGACCAAataatattgctattttattGTGCTGGTAACTACTGAATCATTTCAGCtgacttttcttcttcccttaggaattcaaaaaaacaaaagaagcaattAAAAGATTCCTCCTGGCCTATAAGATGATGTTAGAATTTTTTGGAATAAAACTGGTTGATAAAACTGGAAATGTTGCCCGGGCTGTTAACTGGCAGGAAAGGTTTCAGCATCTGAATGAGTAAGTAAAGCCCTCCCCGACCCTCACCGCCCCCAGTGCATCAGGGGCCAGcatgttatattttcttggttGAAATTCTCTATGGAATATAGGAGCAACTAGCAGATGGACCCGGGAATTTGAATTCAAAAGCTGGTCTGAAGTGCAGTTTATTCCTTGTTGTATATTCTAAAGCACAATAAAACCgcaaaaaaggatgaaattgcaGGTAGGAATAAGGCCATTCTGCTTTAGAGCTCATTCTTCTTGAAACCTCTATACTGATCAACCTCTCTACCCTCACTCTTTATACCACGGTTCTTGGCATTTATACTTATTTCTTGGGTATAGTTTCCCAAGTCACCTCTGCTGGACTGTAAGCTTCTTGTGGCATAGTCTGTTCATCGAGTATGATACCTTCTtagattaaatacataaattaagcCTATGacatataaatatcattttataagaCTCAGATGTTCCtctacatttctaaaaaaaaaaaaagaaggaaaattagaatCTTCATTATTTAGGTAAAGAACAAAAGCCCATTTTTGCTTACTAAATCCTAAAACCtgtgaagaaaattttaagagtttatttggaaatgatttacTGTACTTTTTTGCCTAGATATTTATAACTTAATACCTACACCCAaagtttgctttttaagattattttctttgcatgcaaactgaatttctttctttttaatgttaaggTGGCTTATGAATGCTGGGCCATAAAACCAGTagctttaaagcattttttttagtCCATTGTAATTAGCTGAACTGGAcaaatactaagaaataaaaaaataacctaagAAATTTTTCTTTGCCCACCAGAATTTTGAGCATCAATTAACTGAATTTTGGGGTGTTTTTCTAGAACTTTCATCTTGTTTTGCTAAAATGAGTATTAATGTTTAAgccttctttttactttattttagtcATGGGCAACACTATTAAAATGGTAGCTTGTACTAAAACACTGAAGATATGGGTATAAAGCTTTATGATCTTGACTAGAAAACCCATTAACTCATAACTCAAGTTAAATTTGATTTGTATAGGGCACTTAACAGCAGAAGCATATATATACTTCTGCCTCAGGAGTGTGGGTAGCTGTCTCTGGACAGAGTTTCTAAGCACTTCTGTCATACTATCAATGAAAGCTGTATGCAAGCAGCCTCGTGACATGAAGGATGGCAACCTAACTATCATTTTAGAGAATCTTCGTCCCCATCTTGTTTTTGGTTGGAACAGCAGTCTTGTTTAGTAAATGTctgttgagtgaataaacaaTGAACAAATACGTTTTCCAGGTTAAAACctctttgcaattttattttcagatccTCTAACTGATAGTTGGAAAAAGAACCCTTCCGAaggttttaattaaaatgatctCCTGGCTTGGGTCACGGGAAGGGAGTCTGAATTAACCATGACATTCCCTGTACCCCATTCAAATCCTTTTCTTTCCACCACCCACtgtctctcattttccttttgctggGTATTACACAGagcttttatttgtgtttaatcTGTGTGACATCTTGAGTTTCTTAGAGTAGGCAGGAAACTCAATATATTTATAGTAGCCCAGCAGACAAAAAAGTATTGAATGAAAGTGAAATGAAGTAACATTCAGTGAACAAATGACCGTGActaaaagaagtgaaatattttcaaacacaGGAGTACAAATTATAGACCAACTGCTCAGatgtatttcaaattttatttgtaatcacCTTAGATTACAGAGCCATATTTTAAGACTCTGGAATTTcttctcacttttattttccaCCTTCTGGTTCTTGCcttttgtgtgttctctcttcACCTACCTAGTCTTCCTGACACTTGCAGTCCTGTTTACTGCCCTTACTGCTGTCAGGAAGCCcagcctctctcttttctctgctgtGCAACCCCAAAGACTCCTCACAAAATTAGGAAGGTTTTAGCTgctctcttcttttccattttgtctttatttgtcttatttatttcaagtCATACGGAAGCATTCAGTTCCTTTCTCATATACTTCTGTTCCATAATCCTCATTTTCATTCCATTCAACCCAAGGTTTTGCCCTTTTCTActgttacataaatattttacattggaGAGTGTACAAATAACAGATAAATGTGTACAGAAGTTTCATCTTGGCCATTCTTCAAAGACTGCATATGAGCAACAGAGCTGGTTGCAATGTAGTAAATTTTGTTGGATTATGTAACTCGTCTTtgggatttttaaagaaaactatttctccACTTTTCCATACATCTCTTTCTCATAGATTTAGGGAACAGATATTGCTCAACACTTTTATCACTAAGTTTTTGGAGAATAGGAATGCCATACTAACCTAACACTAAGTCAACTCTGCTGTCCATGGCACATTGTCTTAACCTCATTAAAATTCATGTTGTCTTAGAAGACTCTTGCTTcctaactattaaaaaaataccgATTCATAAGACTGAAACATATCTGCTATGTTCTACCCTTTGGCCTCAAAGAGTTGAATATTAAGATGATACTTTTGTGGTAAAATCCAGAAGAATGGGGATGATAAAACTGCTGGACTTGTCTTTTCCAAGGTTTGGCTAGCTTGAATaattaaggtttttgtttgtttgtttgtttgtgtttgtttttgttttgtccagactttcttattaaaatgtaaggCTGTGGAACCATCTCCATCTGTCTCTTAGATAAATCAACATCCTTCTTCACCTCTCCCAAGTAGTTTGCTAGCTGCAAAGTAGGTATATGCATTGCTTGTTTAAAGTTCAATGTCTGGTGTATAAAGCAGGTCTTAGGAAGTTAGAAATAAGTGATGATTATGGTTATGTGTCAGTATGGGGTAAATAAATACCTGGGCTATTGATGATGCATGATTAATACATGCAGCCAAAGATGTAGCCATATATGATGCGGCCATATATTTGTAATAAGGCAACTATTGGCCCAGTGACATAGGGCAGGCATATTGTGAATTGTGATAGATAAGCTTAGGGAGCGTTAGTTTGGGGACAGAGAAGTTTCTGCAATTTAGGCAAAAAGGTATCTCTGGTGTCCATGCCATTAGAAGCAAAATCTAAAATTCTCTGACCaggggaataaaggagaaagaggcCATGGATGGAAGACATTAGGTGATTAAGTTGGGatagatacatatatgtatttatacacacataaattagtaccaaatttaaataataacaatattaattttaaatagtatataaTATGTTTTGAGTTCTACAGGCCCCGCATGCATCTCAACTCTTTTGATTCTTCTAACCAAACCCATTCTAACAGTCCAGTAAGATATGGGCCATttcccctattttacagatgaatcaGAGAGAGATACTGTAACTTCACAGAGCTGTAGGTGGCAGAGCCATGGTATGAGCTcaggtctgactccaaagcccatgctcctATGTTCTGCTAAAGAAGTCAGTTTTGCATCCTCTGTCACAATTGTGCTAGCAAGGTAGAGTGGGTTTTTGTGCTgctttctttatggattttgctGACACTGTAAATCATACCTTCAGCTGACAGCTAATGTTGCATTTATGTTTGGTACTAGTTACCTGTGGTAGGTACAATAGAGTTGGTGTTGCTGCAACTAAATGCTCCACATCCTGGATGTACTTAATAAATAACAGTTCAGCATCAGTGGGAATAAATTTTAgatctaaatatttttcaaatatgaagaagtaaaggaacaaagggaatttatattgtatatttgaatttCACCTAGATTGGCACTACATAGAAGTATAAGGTTTTCATAACTTCTAGTTTATTCTTCTTACAGTGTCTAATATGACTTTCAGTGAAGTCCttgttccattaaaaaatatttttccagtacTTCACATTCCCCTGCTTTCCTTCACCTGatcacccacccccccaccccgcaacaTTTTATTCAATACTCTCTTTCAGGTCACAGCACAACTATTTACGAATCACTCGTATTCTTAAAAGCCTCGGTGAGCTTGGATATGAAAGTTTTAAATCTCCTCTTGTAAAATTTATTCTTCATGAAGCTCTTGTGGAAAATACTATTCCCAATATTAAACAGAGTGCTCTGGAGTATTTTGTTTATACAAttagagacaggagagagaggagaaagctcCTACGTTTCGCCCAGAAACATTACACGCCTTCAGAGAATTTTATTTGGGGACCGCCGAAGAAAGAACAGTCAGAGGGAAGCAAAGCCCAGAAAATGTCCGCCCCTCCCACCTCTGGTCATATCAGTCAAACTTCTATGCACAAAAAGTCCAAGGACTCCAAAAATTCCTCCTCAGCTGTTCATTTAAATAGCAAaacagctgaagaaaaaaaagcagcacCAGGAGGACCTGGAGAGGAAACAGACAGtcttagcacagagcccagcagtgAAGCTACCAAGCCAAGAAACACCGAGGACGGTAATGCTGAAAATTCAAATTCTGAACTGGAAAAAACAGTCACCGATcccacagagaggaaggagactgCAACTCCTCctgaaaaagatgaagaaggtgaaaatcataagaaagacgGTGAAAATCCTGGAACTACAGGTTCCCATGATGATGTACAATTACAGTGAATTATCAGAGAACCCACAACCCAGCTTAGGTAAGGGAGGAGAAACCATACAATGTATCCTGAAGAACAGAGGGCACGTCACAAATTTTAGCCATTTGTTTGTGATTTCTGTTGTAaatgttttgctgttgtttttttattgtggATGACAATGAATTTAATATTTAGGAAGAAGTTTCAAACAAGACCCAATAAATGAATGTCTTCTATAACACTTTTAGGATGTGAGTGTTCAAATTCTGTACATAATAATTGCTTTTCAGTTATTTTCGACGTATCTGGAAATAATCATGTAGTATTtgatatatcaaataaattatttcgGGAGATTACATGAAGAAAATCAAGAGGATAAATTTCATGCTCTTGCCATACTTTTGCCCaaatttatggatttatttcttgAGCTGGCAAAACAAATTTGGACTTTTTAGATGTATTAAGAAAGTAATTTGGACTCTTTCATTACAGCACCTcaacatgtttatttttgaattctggtatgtgaaatttctgttcttggGGAGCTATAATTGCCCAGCCCATTCCTTGGCCCCActgtcctttcctctttccttgtcTCTGCACTTGTCCTCATTTGCCATTTTTGTCGGCCAGCATGTGCATTTCTAGGGTATGTTCAAGTGATCCGTACTCAAATTTAAATGGAACAGAAGAGCACTTCAACTGTACGATATcaagaatttgcttttttaaagtaatgaaaatgtttttctgtgttaaatgcttaaaaacaaattacaatgCAAAAGTCCAAGGAAAGTATTTTGCTTTTATGGCTGTCTCATAGAAATTTGGTGCTTGTTTCTGAATGCAAATgactaaagaattaaaaaataaggaaaaaaattactcatttttaaatggcCTGCTTCTTACCTGGCAGCAAAGCAGTGGTTTCTAAAAGCCTTGACTATCTTAGTGTTCTTTGGGCTATGAAATTAATAATCTTGCTTTGTCCagagtatctttaaaaaagaaaacaatatgatGTATCTCTAAGTTGTCAAACCTTGAAATTGAGAATAGATTTGAAATTCCATATCTtcatcaaattccttttttttaaagatttatttctttatttatgatagagagagagagagagagagagagagagagagagagaggcagagacacaggaggagggagaagcaggctccatgccaggagcctgacgtgggacttgatcccaggactccaggatcgcgccctgcgccagaggcaggtgctaaaccgctgagccacccagggatccccttcatcaAATTCCTTATCCACACTAAGTTTTAGTAGACACTTAATGTGTTAATATTGGTTAGAACAAGTAGTTTTATTTCTTGTACTACTTGCTAATATTAATTGATGTGTAATTAATATTACACatcagaaaataatcagaaactcTGTGGTGAGAACTTCAAAGCATACATACAAATACAGTTAAagcaattaatagaaaaaaatttcactttcatttggAGTGGAACTAGCTTTTGTGTATCTCTTGGGTTTTTAGATTCACTTTAATCCCCAGAGAATTTTTACTATGTCCTGTTTGTGAGTCCTATCATACCATCTTCTGTTACCTTTATGATTGGGGATTTCCAGCAGAGGATTTTTAGAAAATCTATCAATAGTATGTCTttagaaatatgattttattgCTTTGAAGTTTACATGAAATACCACGGTTGCTCAAACTTGACTTTTTAAGTATGAATATTAGTAACTAAGTTGTATATCATATTCCAATTAATATagactattttctcatttttggttCCCATAATATCctaatttttgctttctgttgtTTTGTGAAATCAGTATTAAGATTTGGGGAAACAATTCTGCTTttgcatttcaaattttttttttttttttgtatgggcCGTCTTAATGTGGAGCTTATAGCACGGCCACTGTAGAGTTTAATAAACAGTTTTCCAGGTTAGATGGTGAGAGTAGTTGTCACATTGAGCCAAATTGTAGGAGCATGATTAATTCAAAATATCTTACCAATTTTGAATACATGATAAAGTGTTCAGCCTGCTTTCTAAGTGCATAATATTAAAAAGTTGTGACCAGATATCAAAATATTGACAAACAATGgacaaagactaaaataaatgGTTATAATCTGAATGACTTAGGAACTGTAGTATATCAGAGCCCTTACAAGTAAAAACATTTCATTCAACAATTTAACTCTTAGAATATTATTCCTAACTAGGGGTTTGATTATATTGTGCAAATTAATTTGAGAATATTTAGTTTCAAGGGAGAAAATTGCCTGGCTTCCATTTAAAACATTGGCCTTGTCCCTTCATGtcattttttaatgcatattcatatataataGAATGATTCCTCCATTTAATCTGCAAATAATTTATGAGAGAATTCTTCAGTGAAGAACAAGTAAGGGGATGTCATTCCTTTTGCAGATAAAAGTTATGAGtgtttggcatttttttctataaagaataCTTTGTAcaattaatagttttttaaataagatctatagatatgtatttatgtgGGTCTTCGATATGAAACAGCCCTCTGGGTTTGACTctgatgttttgtatttttaaaaaactaccatATGCTTGCAGAAAATTATTgagaagttgttttaaaaaatgcagtgaaGCATGGCCAAATAGCTAGAAAAATTATTGAATCTTTGCAAATATATAGACTTTATCATTGTACCTTGGACTGTGAGGATAGAAACATTGGctattgataaaatattaaattgcatTTCATGGCAAGTAGATGTTATATCACTTAGTCTAgcacatttctaatattttatgct
This region includes:
- the OGFRL1 gene encoding opioid growth factor receptor-like protein 1 isoform X2 — protein: MGNLLGGVSFREPTTVEDCDSTWQTDSEPEPEPEPEPEPQPEPEEPGPGGGGGQGPGQEPEQPAQPPERGGGRPRASPAPDGDAEAAGAEQGGDSTEATAKPKRSFYAARDLYKYRHQYPNFKDIRYQNDLSNLRFYKNKIPFKPDGVYIEEVLNKWKGDYEKLEHNHTYIQWLFPLREQGLNFYAKELTTYEIEEFKKTKEAIKRFLLAYKMMLEFFGIKLVDKTGNVARAVNWQERFQHLNESQHNYLRITRILKSLGELGYESFKSPLVKFILHEALVENTIPNIKQSALEYFVYTIRDRRERRKLLRFAQKHYTPSENFIWGPPKKEQSEGSKAQKMSAPPTSGHISQTSMHKKSKDSKNSSSAVHLNSKTAEEKKAAPGGPGEETDSLSTEPSSEATKPRNTEDGNAENSNSELEKTVTDPTERKETATPPEKDEEGENHKKDGENPGTTGSHDDVQLQ
- the OGFRL1 gene encoding opioid growth factor receptor-like protein 1 isoform X1 translates to MGNLLGGVSFREPTTVEDCDSTWQTDSEPEPEPEPEPEPQPEPEEPGPGGGGGQGPGQEPEQPAQPPERGGGRPRASPAPDGDAEAAGAEQGGDSTEATAKPKRSFYAARDLYKYRHQYPQNFKDIRYQNDLSNLRFYKNKIPFKPDGVYIEEVLNKWKGDYEKLEHNHTYIQWLFPLREQGLNFYAKELTTYEIEEFKKTKEAIKRFLLAYKMMLEFFGIKLVDKTGNVARAVNWQERFQHLNESQHNYLRITRILKSLGELGYESFKSPLVKFILHEALVENTIPNIKQSALEYFVYTIRDRRERRKLLRFAQKHYTPSENFIWGPPKKEQSEGSKAQKMSAPPTSGHISQTSMHKKSKDSKNSSSAVHLNSKTAEEKKAAPGGPGEETDSLSTEPSSEATKPRNTEDGNAENSNSELEKTVTDPTERKETATPPEKDEEGENHKKDGENPGTTGSHDDVQLQ